A window from Salvelinus sp. IW2-2015 linkage group LG5, ASM291031v2, whole genome shotgun sequence encodes these proteins:
- the LOC111964293 gene encoding cell division cycle protein 23 homolog isoform X1 has translation MAALCSEFGDLVQIKKQLISVISLCKERGLVHSVKWASELAFALEPLPKNELPPSATFTEEDAQDLDALGLAKSYFDLKEYDRAAYFLRGCRSQKAYFLYMYSRYLSGEKKKDDETVDSLGPLEKGQVRNEALRELRVELSKKHSAGELDGFTLYLYGVVLRKLDLLKEAVDVFVEATHALPLHWGAWLELCNLITNIDMLKSLSLPDCWIRDFFMAHMYTELQMIKEALQKYQSLIESGFSKSTYIISQIAVAYHNIRDIDQALALFNELREQDPFRIENMDTFSNLLYVRSMKPELSYLAHNLVEIDKYRVETCCVIGNYYSLRSQHEKAALYFQRALKLNPRCLGAWTLMGHEYMEMKNTSAAIQAYRHAIEVNKRDYRAWYGLGQTYEILKMPFYCLYYYRKAHQLRPNDSRMLVALGESYEKLSQHIEAKKCYWRAYSVGDVERMALLKLAKLHEQLNESDDAAQCYIIYIQDIFSCGEQLEHAEVSTALRYLGQYYFKNKLYDEASLCAQRCCDYNDAREEGKALLRQISQVRDHMEASSTDLFGPLSSNNTPVRRVSPLDLSSFSP, from the exons ATGGCGGCCTTGTGTAGTGAGTTTGGCGATTTagttcaaataaaaaaacagctgaTCTCTGTGATATCGCTTTGTAAAGAAAGAGGACTTGTACATAGCGTGAAATG GGCTTCAGAGTTGGCATTTGCCTTGGAACCCCTTCCCAAGAATGAATTACCTCCATCGGCAACTTTTACTGAG GAGGATGCTCAGGACCTGGATGCTCTTGGCCTGGCCAAGTCCTACTTTGACCTGAAAGAGTATGACCGTGCTGCCTACTTCCTTCGCGGTTGCCGCAGCCAGAAAGCATACTTCCTGTACATGTACTCTCGCTATCTG TCTGGAGAAAAGAAGAAAGATGATGAGACTGTGGACAGCTTGG GGCCTCTGGAGAAAGGTCAGGTGCGTAACGAGGCTCTGCGGGAGCTGAGGGTGGAGCTGAGTAAGAAGCACAGTGCTGGAGAGCTGGACGGATTCACTCTGTACCT GTATGGGGTGGTTCTGCGGAAGCTGGATCTACTGAAGGAGGCGGTAGATGTGTTTGTGGAGGCGACCCATGCCTTACCTCTACACTGGGGAGCGTGGCTGGAGCTCTGTAACCTCATCACCAACATTGACatg CTGAagtccctgtctctgccagacTGCTGGATCAGAGACTTCTTCATGGCCCACATGTACACAGAGCTGCAGATGATCAAAGAGGCCCTGCAGAAATACCAGAGTCTGATTGAGTCCGGCTTCTCCAAGAGCACATATATCATCTCACAGATTGCTGTGGCCTACCACAACATCCGAG ATATTGACCAGGCTCTGGCTCTGTTCAATGAGTTGCGGGAGCAGGATCCCTTTCGCATTGAGAACATGGACACGTTCTCCAACCTGCTATACGTCCGT AGCATGAAGCCAGAGCTCAGCTACCTGGCCCACAACCTGGTGGAGATAGACAAGTACAGGGTAGAAACCTGCTGTGTCATTG GTAACTACTACAGCCTGCGGTCGCAACATGAAAAGGCAGCGCTGTACTTCCAGAGGGCTCTGAAGCTGAACCCTCGCTGCCTGGGGGCCTGGACTCTGATGGGCCACGAGTACATGGAGATGAAGAACACCTCCGCTGCCATCCAGGCCTACAG GCACGCTATAGAAGTGAACAAACGAGACTACCGTGCCTGGTATGGCCTGGGACAGACCTATGAGATCCTCAAGATGCCATTCTATTGTCTTTACTACTATCGAAAGGCCCACCAGCTCAG GCCCAATGACTCTCGTATGCTGGTTGCTTTGGGAGAGAGCTACGAGAAACTCTCACAGCACATTGAGGCAAAGAAG TGTTACTGGAGGGCATACTCTGTGGGGGACGTGGAGAGAATGGCTCTACTGAAACTGGCAAA ACTTCACGAGCAGCTTAATGAGTCTGACGATGCGGCCCAGTGTTACATCATCTACATCCAAGACATCTTCTCCTGTGGG GAGCAGCTGGAGCATGCAGAGGTGAGCACGGCCCTGCGTTACCTTGGCCAGTACTACTTCAAGAACAAACTTTATGATGAGGCTTCACTGTGTGCACAACGCTGCTGTGACTACAATGAC GCTCGTGAGGAAGGCAAGGCTCTACTCAGACAGATCTCCCAGGTCAGAGACCATATGGAGGCCTCCTCCACAGACCTATTTGGACCGCTGTCCTCCAACAACACCCCTGTTAGGAGGGTGTCTCCCCTCGATctgtcctccttctccccctga
- the LOC111964293 gene encoding cell division cycle protein 23 homolog isoform X2 has translation MAALCSEFGDLVQIKKQLISVISLCKERGLVHSVKWASELAFALEPLPKNELPPSATFTEEDAQDLDALGLAKSYFDLKEYDRAAYFLRGCRSQKAYFLYMYSRYLSGEKKKDDETVDSLGPLEKGQVRNEALRELRVELSKKHSAGELDGFTLYLYGVVLRKLDLLKEAVDVFVEATHALPLHWGAWLELCNLITNIDMLKSLSLPDCWIRDFFMAHMYTELQMIKEALQKYQSLIESGFSKSTYIISQIAVAYHNIRDIDQALALFNELREQDPFRIENMDTFSNLLYVRSMKPELSYLAHNLVEIDKYRVETCCVIGNYYSLRSQHEKAALYFQRALKLNPRCLGAWTLMGHEYMEMKNTSAAIQAYRHAIEVNKRDYRAWYGLGQTYEILKMPFYCLYYYRKAHQLRPNDSRMLVALGESYEKLSQHIEAKKCYWRAYSVGDVERMALLKLAKLHEQLNESDDAAQCYIIYIQDIFSCGM, from the exons ATGGCGGCCTTGTGTAGTGAGTTTGGCGATTTagttcaaataaaaaaacagctgaTCTCTGTGATATCGCTTTGTAAAGAAAGAGGACTTGTACATAGCGTGAAATG GGCTTCAGAGTTGGCATTTGCCTTGGAACCCCTTCCCAAGAATGAATTACCTCCATCGGCAACTTTTACTGAG GAGGATGCTCAGGACCTGGATGCTCTTGGCCTGGCCAAGTCCTACTTTGACCTGAAAGAGTATGACCGTGCTGCCTACTTCCTTCGCGGTTGCCGCAGCCAGAAAGCATACTTCCTGTACATGTACTCTCGCTATCTG TCTGGAGAAAAGAAGAAAGATGATGAGACTGTGGACAGCTTGG GGCCTCTGGAGAAAGGTCAGGTGCGTAACGAGGCTCTGCGGGAGCTGAGGGTGGAGCTGAGTAAGAAGCACAGTGCTGGAGAGCTGGACGGATTCACTCTGTACCT GTATGGGGTGGTTCTGCGGAAGCTGGATCTACTGAAGGAGGCGGTAGATGTGTTTGTGGAGGCGACCCATGCCTTACCTCTACACTGGGGAGCGTGGCTGGAGCTCTGTAACCTCATCACCAACATTGACatg CTGAagtccctgtctctgccagacTGCTGGATCAGAGACTTCTTCATGGCCCACATGTACACAGAGCTGCAGATGATCAAAGAGGCCCTGCAGAAATACCAGAGTCTGATTGAGTCCGGCTTCTCCAAGAGCACATATATCATCTCACAGATTGCTGTGGCCTACCACAACATCCGAG ATATTGACCAGGCTCTGGCTCTGTTCAATGAGTTGCGGGAGCAGGATCCCTTTCGCATTGAGAACATGGACACGTTCTCCAACCTGCTATACGTCCGT AGCATGAAGCCAGAGCTCAGCTACCTGGCCCACAACCTGGTGGAGATAGACAAGTACAGGGTAGAAACCTGCTGTGTCATTG GTAACTACTACAGCCTGCGGTCGCAACATGAAAAGGCAGCGCTGTACTTCCAGAGGGCTCTGAAGCTGAACCCTCGCTGCCTGGGGGCCTGGACTCTGATGGGCCACGAGTACATGGAGATGAAGAACACCTCCGCTGCCATCCAGGCCTACAG GCACGCTATAGAAGTGAACAAACGAGACTACCGTGCCTGGTATGGCCTGGGACAGACCTATGAGATCCTCAAGATGCCATTCTATTGTCTTTACTACTATCGAAAGGCCCACCAGCTCAG GCCCAATGACTCTCGTATGCTGGTTGCTTTGGGAGAGAGCTACGAGAAACTCTCACAGCACATTGAGGCAAAGAAG TGTTACTGGAGGGCATACTCTGTGGGGGACGTGGAGAGAATGGCTCTACTGAAACTGGCAAA ACTTCACGAGCAGCTTAATGAGTCTGACGATGCGGCCCAGTGTTACATCATCTACATCCAAGACATCTTCTCCTGTGGG aTGTAG
- the LOC111964285 gene encoding kinesin-like protein KIF20A, with protein MALSMASPCGVLSEEEEGGMAVFESTAADIGGLVGRLNEVTLPELSIISPGLEPRPSIREKALAKPGVIRQGSDGEGNTDKVKVFLRIRPLTEGEKERGEEQGCVCVQNEESLMLKAPKDSQNMKSAERGVTQSMHKFSFSQIFGPETKQQDFFESTMKEMVRDVLRGESRLLYTYGVTNSGKTYTIQGVGREAGLLPRALVSLFRKLQGRLYGAMDLKPVLYQEVRQLDAGEVRAEEIRRDSLLKEEDGMTSRMRGGTSTWDSGIGGHSITSHIATQLEDSDSVCLEPDSLSHSGGEELEEGVQFSVWVSFYEIYNEFLYDLLEAPPCLQPKKRAILRLSDDKQGNPYVKDLTWVQVRSAEEAWRVLRAGRRNQSFASTHLNHNSSRSHSIFSTRILHVHPEADQGQATRVSELSVCDLAGSERCKDQRNEERMKEANNINTSLHTLGRCIAALRHNQNNKSRPPQVVPFRDSKLTRVLQGFFCGRGRSSMVVNINPCASTYDETLQALKFSAIATQLVHGPSTKTRVAYILSLLREPQPHSNDSTLIEEDEDSDEDGDITMFDSDALLRVIEVLKREVQRQREEKEVLEATVREQVFSEMMEVISGMEKDFSQTLETEKALVEERFEDKINNLQKSLKRYYNQEIEERDEQIEALSAALEKKGGVSLAEPAPLPLFPPLGGEAEGPTPRRSQRLASTTTGELSRVRAELDQCRAELLEKTQELRRVQGQLTPPEHSDALTNAADRKLGEGQRNLRQLRLDLQRLGLNLQSGERACCRNTGGERLRHALTAADHTLAKQDQTLVELQNGLLLVKADLRRKAETLAQMGQMPPCGSASATPGSCQKRGCGAAGNAENQPPEKRHFFRSLFPQHTPSRNGQQGRPREPQTTPYSRILRSRQQSPPPSPGPSGRYRVTKC; from the exons AAAGCATTGGCAAAGCCTGGGGTGATCAGACAAGGCAGCGATGGTGAGGGGAACACTGACAAAGTGAAGGTGTTTCTGCGTATCCGCCCCCTgactgagggagagaaggaaagaggagaggaacag ggctgtgtgtgtgtgcaaaacgAAGAGAGTCTGATGCTCAAAGCCCCCAAAGACTCCCAGAACATGAAGAGTGCAGAGAGGGGAGTCACCCAGAGCATGCACAAGTTCAGCTTCTCACAG ATCTTTGGTCCAGAGACCAAACAGCAGGACTTCTTCGAGAGCACCATGAAGGAGATGGTGAGAGACGTGCTTCGTGGAGAGAGTCGGCTCCTCTACACATATGGTGTCACCAACTCTGGCAAGACCTACACCATTCAGG GAGTGGGTCGTGAGGCGGGCCTCCTGCCCCGGGCCTTGGTGTCTTTGTTCAGGAAGTTGCAGGGCCGTCTCTACGGAGCCATGGACCTCAAGCCTGTCCTCTACCAGGAGGTACGCCAGCTGGATGCCGGTGAGGTCCGGGCTGAGGAGATCCGCAGAGACTCTCTGCTCAAAGAG GAGGATGGCATGACTTCTCGGATGCGAGGTGGCACTAGTACCTGGGACAGCGGCATCGGTGGACACTCCATAACCAGCCACATCGCCACCCAGCTAGAGG ACTCTGACAGTGTGTGTCTGGAGCCAGACAGCCTGTCTCACAGCGGaggggaggagctggaggagggggTTCAGTTCTCTGTGTGGGTGTCCTTCTATGAGATCTACAACGAGTTCCTGTACGACCTGCTTGAGGCTCCGCCCTGCCTGCAGCCTAAGAAGAGGGCCATCCTGCGGCTGAGTGATGACAAGCAGGGGAACCCTTACGTCAAGG ATCTCACCTGGGTGCAGGTCCGCAGTGCAGAGGAGGCTTGGAGAGTGCTCAGGGCAGGCCGGAGGAACCAGAGCTTTGCCAGCACTCACCTCAACCACAACTCCAGTCGCAGCCACAGCATCTTCTCCACCCGGATCCTGCACGTCCACCCAGAGGCTGACCAGGGCCAGGCCACACGTGTCAGCGA gctgtctgtctgtgacctggCTGGCTCAGAGCGTTGTAAGGACCAGCGCAACgaggagaggatgaaggaggCCAACAATATCAACACCTCCCTCCACACCCTGGGCCGCTGTATCGCTGCTCTGAGGCACAACCAGAACAACaa GTCGCGACCCCCTCAGGTGGTGCCGTTCAGAGACAGTAAACTGACCCGGGTTCTCCAGGGCTTCTTCTGCGGCCGCGGGCGCTCCAGCATGGTGGTCAACATCAACCCCTGTGCCTCCACCTACGACGAGACCCTACAGGCCCTCAAGTTCTCTGCCATCGCCACACAG CTGGTCCACGGGCCGTCCACTAAAACCCGGGTGGCCTACATCCTGTCCCTGCTGCGGGAGCCCCAGCCTCACTCCAATGACAGCACTCTGATTGAGGAAGACGAGGACAGTGATGAAGATGGGGACATCACCATGTTTGATTCAGAT GCTCTGCTGCGGGTCATCGAGGTACTGAAGAGGGAGGTGCAGAGGCAGCGGGAAGAGAAGGAGGTGCTGGAGGCCACCGTCAGAGAGCAGGTGTTCTCTGAGATGATGGAGGTCATCTCTGGCATGGAGAAGGACTTCAGCCAGACCCTGGAGACAGAGAAGGCTCTGGTGGAGGAGAGGTTTGAGGACAAGATCAACAACCTGCAGAAAAGCCTCAAGAGATACTACAACCAGGAAATAGAG GAGCGCGATGAACAGATTGAGGCACTGTCTGCAGCCCTGGAGAAAAAGGGAGGTGTGTCCCTAGCAGAGCCAGCCCCACTCCCCCTCTTCCCACCCCTAGGAGGAGAGGCTGAGGGTCCCACGCCCCGTCGCTCCCAgcgcctggcctccacaaccacaggaGAGCTGAGCAGAGTGAGGGCTGAGCTGGACCAGTGTCGTGCCGAGCTGCTGGAGAAAACACAAG AACTGAGGCGCGTCCAGGGGCAGCTCACACCACCAGAGCACTCCGACGCCCTGACCAACGCTGCCGACCGCAAGCTGGGGGAGGGCCAGAGG AACCTGCGTCAGTTGCGTCTGGACCTGCAGAGGCTGGGTCTGAACCTGCAGTCTGGAGAGAGGGCATGCTGCCGTAACACTGGTGGGGAGAGGCTGCGCCATGCGCTCACTGCTGCAGACCACACACTGGCCAAACAG GACCAGACCCTGGTAGAGCTACAGAACGGCCTGCTGCTGGTCAAGGCTGACCTGAGGAGGAAGGCGGAGACCCTGGCCCAGATGGGTCAGATGCCCCCCTGTGGCTCGGCCTCTGCTACTCCCGGCTCCTGTCAGAAGAGGGGCTGTGGGGCAGCAGGCAACGCTGAGAACCAGCCCCCAGAGAAACGACACTTCTTCCGCTCCCTTTTCCCACAACACACCCCGTCACGAAACGGACAACAGGGACGCCCCCGTGAACCTCAAACCACACCCTACTCACGGATCCTTCGCTCCCGCCAACAGTCCCCTCCCCCAAGTCCCGGCCCCTCTGGCAGGTACAGGGTTACCAAATGCTGA